In a genomic window of Mucilaginibacter sp. KACC 22063:
- a CDS encoding site-specific integrase, producing MKTNFSLLFYMKKQKNYQSGAAPIYMRITVNGKRSEVTTGRECLPERWNAAAGRVNGSKEEIRAFNAYLDDLTQKVYEAHRQLSEANLTISAETIKNKLTGKDDKPRLLIEIFKEHNEQMATLVDKGSYSKGTLTCFETALRHTRDFIKWKYKVNDFDVRNVDHTFVTEYDYFLRSSCNCQNNTAVKNMKNFGKIIRKCEANGWTTTSPFLNYKHTMKRVDRAFLTTDELKRMIDKTFVTERLTQVRDIFVFCCFTGLAFIDVQKLQYNKLVKGLDGANWIQVNRQKTKTPANIPLLPVPLQLIDKYSNHPQCITRGKVFPVLSNQKMNAYLKEITDLCSIDKKVTFHTARHTFATTVTLLNGVPIETVSKMLGHTNLRITQHYAKMLDEKVGADMAILKAKLQNMVIDSKTVITK from the coding sequence ATGAAAACTAATTTTAGCCTGCTTTTCTATATGAAAAAGCAAAAGAACTACCAGTCGGGTGCAGCACCAATCTACATGCGCATAACCGTTAACGGTAAACGCTCAGAAGTGACCACAGGACGCGAGTGCCTTCCTGAACGATGGAATGCCGCTGCTGGCCGAGTTAATGGTTCCAAAGAGGAAATCAGGGCGTTTAATGCTTACCTGGATGACCTGACCCAAAAAGTCTATGAAGCACATCGGCAATTATCAGAAGCTAATTTGACGATCAGTGCAGAAACAATTAAGAACAAGTTAACTGGCAAAGATGACAAGCCAAGGCTCCTGATCGAGATCTTTAAAGAGCATAACGAACAAATGGCCACTCTAGTTGATAAAGGAAGCTACAGCAAAGGAACTCTGACCTGTTTTGAGACGGCGCTCCGCCATACACGGGACTTCATAAAATGGAAATATAAGGTAAATGATTTTGATGTTCGGAACGTTGATCACACTTTTGTAACTGAGTATGATTACTTTCTACGGTCAAGCTGTAACTGCCAGAACAACACGGCGGTGAAGAATATGAAAAATTTTGGCAAGATCATTCGCAAGTGCGAAGCCAACGGATGGACAACAACCAGCCCTTTCCTTAATTATAAACATACTATGAAGCGGGTTGACAGGGCTTTCCTGACTACTGATGAATTAAAAAGAATGATTGATAAGACGTTTGTTACAGAAAGGCTGACACAGGTACGTGATATATTCGTGTTTTGCTGCTTTACGGGTTTGGCATTCATCGATGTACAAAAGCTGCAATATAATAAACTTGTAAAGGGTTTAGACGGTGCTAACTGGATACAAGTTAACCGGCAGAAAACTAAAACCCCTGCCAACATACCTTTGCTTCCTGTGCCGCTTCAGTTAATAGATAAATATTCTAATCATCCCCAATGCATTACGCGCGGCAAGGTTTTTCCTGTCTTAAGCAATCAAAAGATGAACGCTTACTTGAAGGAAATAACTGACCTTTGCAGTATTGATAAAAAAGTCACGTTCCATACAGCTAGGCATACCTTTGCAACCACTGTCACCCTGTTAAACGGTGTCCCGATTGAAACGGTATCTAAGATGTTAGGACATACTAACCTACGCATCACTCAGCACTACGCTAAGATGTTAGATGAAAAAGTTGGTGCTGATATGGCTATTCTAAAAGCAAAACTGCAAAATATGGTTATTGATTCCAAGACAGTGATCACAAAATAA
- a CDS encoding HEPN domain-containing protein encodes MLPSTLEQLQWIDYPAHLSEEKLINPYLAIDHFFKAYTVGQYGELLSEWLETALSTSAADETLDASDIIYVYENLQKLYEAAWVIRQREVEPPILKTFVAEVPDLESGPLSSDLSLVPLHCAFNGTLTVTEKMGIDELVKIILSRIPSVQMIIHLGTHPKPEAYYLLIIIDEKDKAFEHDIIHTIEAFCRPLIDVCVIAHKSDAFIRGINEGGRFFCNALMKCEIAYRSANLIMPELPSIDRGVVKIQNEAIWKRWGKQGKDFLDTALHCYDEGNYGLSLFLMHQAVESALSAIIRINLGYRLSIHNLERMLRITLMFTDDLTDIFEIGSGKDAGLLNCCKVLTPLPGTKTISLLMRIW; translated from the coding sequence ATGTTACCGTCAACTTTAGAGCAGTTACAGTGGATAGACTACCCTGCACACCTTTCAGAAGAAAAATTAATTAACCCTTACCTCGCAATTGATCATTTTTTTAAAGCATATACAGTCGGACAGTATGGTGAATTGCTTAGCGAGTGGCTGGAAACCGCATTATCTACCAGTGCCGCAGATGAGACGTTGGATGCATCGGATATCATTTACGTTTATGAAAACCTGCAAAAGCTTTATGAAGCGGCATGGGTGATTAGGCAACGGGAGGTAGAGCCACCGATCCTAAAAACGTTTGTGGCAGAAGTTCCTGATTTGGAGTCTGGTCCATTGTCGTCTGACCTGTCGTTGGTACCATTGCATTGTGCTTTCAATGGTACTCTTACTGTTACAGAAAAAATGGGAATAGATGAGTTGGTCAAGATCATACTAAGCCGTATTCCTTCTGTACAAATGATCATTCATTTGGGTACACATCCCAAACCGGAGGCGTATTATCTGTTGATAATCATCGATGAGAAGGACAAAGCATTTGAACACGATATCATACATACCATTGAAGCGTTTTGTAGACCCCTGATCGATGTTTGCGTAATAGCGCATAAATCTGACGCTTTTATTAGAGGTATCAATGAAGGCGGCCGCTTCTTCTGCAATGCGCTGATGAAATGCGAGATCGCTTATCGATCAGCCAACCTTATAATGCCGGAATTGCCATCTATTGACCGGGGCGTTGTTAAAATTCAAAACGAAGCGATCTGGAAGCGTTGGGGCAAACAGGGGAAAGACTTTTTAGATACGGCTTTGCATTGCTATGATGAAGGTAACTATGGCCTTTCACTGTTTCTCATGCATCAGGCCGTAGAGAGCGCTTTAAGTGCCATCATACGGATCAATTTAGGTTACCGGCTGTCGATTCATAATTTAGAGCGGATGTTACGGATCACTTTGATGTTCACGGATGATCTGACGGATATTTTTGAGATCGGCTCAGGCAAGGATGCCGGGCTTTTGAATTGCTGCAAAGTTCTTACACCTCTGCCAGGTACAAAGACGATTTCATTGCTGATGCGGATATGGTAA
- a CDS encoding flavin monoamine oxidase family protein — protein MENYLHGLLDESADPVIQKYLDYIRTQIPQPKKKKKVLVIGAGMAGMVAGAMLKQVGHEVTIAEANTRVGGRIKTFRNTEGKKYFEDDSLYCEAGAMRIPSIHLMVMEYIKQLELKTEPFYYVSVNKEQAIAYKDGTRRELPEQERNSLLFVNYLKVIQSEYYQKGVDVNKLLDYHLETSPNNFENQRADQLLGALLNPLKKFLAQNPHKNWPLLIERYGNYSMMRFLMESLYSQNAIEMIAVLQNLESRLAYDFIQSFIESNVIKDDTQFCQIVGGTDMLTTRFFEKHQLHDQVYFDCHVTKLWINEHTGKVKVTTDREKDHKKKDQAKDEYVVQNQRIDTEEFDEVIVAIPFSAFRMVHVWPKFSQEKRRAIRELHYDSATKVLLEFKERWWENPPYNIIGGGTITDLANRFVYYPSQDIGKEGHGLILASYCWSDEASRWDSMRDIDRYQTALENIAVMHAPADLAEQRRIKNLAVLHVTNEAEKRDQSNNADPGNIVGGATQSWMQDPYAFGEAAIFNPGQLHLLQKHIVKTEWDGKAHFAGEHASLKHAWIEGAIESGIRTALEVNETPVYLNALLEPSVNAGARVTNTTTANVTF, from the coding sequence ATGGAAAACTATCTCCATGGCCTTCTTGATGAAAGCGCCGATCCCGTTATCCAAAAGTATCTTGATTACATTCGTACCCAAATTCCCCAACCCAAAAAGAAAAAAAAGGTGCTGGTCATCGGTGCCGGCATGGCTGGTATGGTTGCCGGTGCCATGTTAAAACAGGTAGGGCATGAGGTTACCATAGCCGAGGCCAACACCCGTGTTGGCGGCCGTATAAAAACCTTCAGAAACACTGAAGGGAAAAAATATTTTGAGGACGACTCCCTTTACTGCGAGGCCGGCGCCATGCGTATACCGAGTATCCACCTGATGGTGATGGAGTATATTAAACAGCTTGAATTGAAAACAGAGCCGTTTTACTACGTTTCGGTAAATAAAGAACAGGCTATAGCTTACAAAGATGGTACACGTAGAGAGTTGCCTGAACAGGAGCGTAACTCGCTACTCTTTGTTAACTACCTTAAAGTTATACAAAGCGAATATTATCAAAAAGGTGTTGATGTAAACAAGCTGCTGGATTATCATTTAGAAACAAGCCCTAATAACTTTGAAAATCAGCGTGCCGATCAGCTGTTAGGTGCATTGCTAAACCCGTTAAAAAAATTCCTGGCGCAAAACCCACACAAAAACTGGCCGTTACTGATAGAACGTTACGGTAATTATTCGATGATGCGCTTTTTGATGGAATCACTGTATTCGCAAAATGCGATAGAGATGATCGCTGTGTTGCAAAACCTCGAATCACGTCTGGCCTATGATTTTATCCAGAGCTTTATTGAATCGAATGTAATTAAGGATGATACTCAGTTTTGCCAGATCGTAGGCGGTACAGATATGCTCACTACACGGTTTTTTGAAAAGCATCAGCTGCATGATCAGGTTTATTTCGACTGTCACGTAACTAAGTTATGGATCAATGAACATACCGGTAAAGTTAAAGTAACTACCGACAGAGAGAAAGACCATAAAAAGAAAGACCAGGCAAAAGATGAATATGTTGTACAAAATCAGAGAATAGACACCGAAGAATTTGACGAAGTGATTGTGGCCATCCCTTTTTCTGCTTTCCGTATGGTACATGTATGGCCCAAATTTAGCCAGGAAAAACGCAGGGCCATACGCGAACTGCACTATGATTCGGCAACCAAGGTATTACTAGAATTTAAAGAGCGTTGGTGGGAAAACCCCCCTTATAATATCATTGGAGGTGGTACCATTACTGATCTTGCCAACAGGTTTGTCTATTATCCCAGCCAGGATATCGGTAAGGAGGGACACGGTTTGATACTTGCTTCCTATTGCTGGTCTGACGAGGCAAGTCGCTGGGACTCTATGCGTGATATCGACAGGTACCAAACTGCGCTGGAGAACATTGCCGTAATGCATGCACCGGCTGACCTGGCGGAACAGCGACGGATAAAAAATCTTGCCGTATTACATGTCACCAATGAGGCGGAAAAACGGGATCAAAGCAACAATGCGGATCCCGGCAACATTGTTGGAGGTGCTACACAAAGCTGGATGCAGGACCCGTATGCCTTTGGCGAAGCGGCCATATTTAATCCCGGCCAGTTACATTTACTGCAAAAGCATATTGTGAAAACAGAATGGGATGGCAAGGCGCATTTTGCAGGTGAACATGCTTCATTAAAACATGCATGGATAGAAGGCGCCATTGAATCGGGCATACGAACTGCGCTTGAGGTTAACGAAACACCAGTTTACCTGAATGCCCTTCTTGAACCTTCGGTTAACGCGGGTGCGCGTGTAACTAACACAACCACTGCTAACGTTACCTTCTGA
- a CDS encoding HD family phosphohydrolase encodes MAKLSSSRQRALLRKYANNLKYVMVVATICVIVFALPKQAKFRYEYEKGRIWNQKDLISPYNFAILKTDQEIESDRQAALKSVKPIYQADDNIRQQQEDGYNNDFEIKWHNAGLNERLKKRYFETGLNLLEYVYGKGVLSLNSKYQHNNENYTITILDHNIATDRNTTELFTKDRALAYCEQALSKTTLDKAFILNLIQNRIQNTLIYDDKLTSRLEKEVLDGLSLTHGMVQKGEVIVAKGSVINNDVYQKLESYKKAFEDNARVNGDRNLVLLGQFLLVSIIVILLIVFLYLFRKDIYHDNRLVGLILLVATAMLATLSWAIRVQLPNLYYIPYCIVPIIIRILFDTRLALNIHLLVILVAGFFVPNSFEFGFYEITAGMVAIYSIKNLIRRDQFLTSALIITFNYLVAFLGISFIREGSINSIDWMDFFPFVVSVLLTLLAYPLIYAFERVFGITSDITLIELTNTNAPLLRQLAFSAPGTFQHSLQVANLAENAIYSIGGNALLVRAGALYHDIGKIENPLYFIENQSSGYNPHDKLSYEQSAQIIIQHVSKGAELARKHNLPEIVVDFIRSHHGNTRVDYFYQSYLKNFPEKFIDENIFRYPGPIPFSKETGVLMLADSVEAASRSLKEPDAQSISNLVDRIISYKLDQGQLNDSNITLKDLQTIKDIFKKMLMSIYHVRIDY; translated from the coding sequence ATGGCAAAACTTTCCTCTTCGCGGCAAAGAGCGCTTTTACGCAAATACGCTAATAACCTGAAATACGTAATGGTTGTGGCAACTATTTGTGTAATTGTATTTGCCTTACCCAAACAAGCAAAATTCAGGTATGAATATGAAAAGGGCCGTATCTGGAACCAGAAGGACCTGATCTCTCCTTATAATTTCGCCATTTTAAAAACTGATCAGGAAATAGAAAGCGACCGTCAGGCGGCCCTGAAAAGTGTAAAGCCAATTTACCAGGCTGATGATAATATACGCCAGCAGCAGGAAGATGGCTATAACAATGATTTTGAAATAAAATGGCACAATGCCGGTTTAAATGAGCGTTTAAAGAAACGTTATTTTGAGACAGGACTTAATTTATTAGAGTATGTTTATGGCAAAGGGGTACTAAGTTTAAATTCAAAGTATCAGCATAATAACGAGAATTATACTATTACCATATTAGACCATAACATTGCTACGGATAGAAATACAACAGAACTCTTTACCAAAGACCGTGCATTAGCTTATTGCGAACAGGCATTAAGTAAAACCACTTTAGACAAAGCTTTTATTTTAAATCTGATACAGAACCGAATTCAGAATACACTGATCTATGATGATAAACTAACATCCAGGCTTGAAAAGGAAGTGCTTGATGGCTTATCGCTCACGCATGGAATGGTGCAAAAAGGCGAGGTGATTGTAGCAAAAGGATCAGTAATCAATAATGATGTTTACCAGAAACTGGAATCCTATAAAAAAGCTTTTGAAGATAATGCCCGCGTAAACGGTGATAGGAACCTGGTATTATTGGGGCAGTTTTTACTGGTATCTATAATTGTTATTTTACTTATTGTTTTCCTTTACCTGTTCAGAAAAGACATTTACCATGATAACAGGCTTGTAGGGCTTATTTTATTGGTAGCAACGGCCATGCTGGCCACGCTATCATGGGCCATAAGGGTACAGTTACCAAACCTGTACTACATCCCATATTGTATTGTTCCAATTATCATCAGGATACTTTTTGATACAAGGCTGGCACTAAACATACACCTTCTGGTAATACTCGTAGCCGGGTTCTTTGTACCTAACAGCTTTGAATTTGGCTTCTATGAGATTACGGCCGGTATGGTGGCCATATACAGTATTAAAAACCTGATACGCCGTGATCAGTTCCTTACTTCGGCACTGATTATCACTTTTAACTACCTGGTTGCCTTTTTAGGTATATCTTTCATTCGCGAAGGCAGTATTAACAGCATCGACTGGATGGATTTCTTCCCTTTTGTTGTAAGCGTGCTGCTTACGCTTTTGGCTTATCCGTTGATTTATGCTTTTGAGCGTGTGTTTGGTATTACATCAGATATTACGCTGATCGAGTTAACCAATACCAATGCGCCACTACTACGTCAGTTGGCTTTTAGCGCACCTGGGACTTTCCAGCACTCGTTACAGGTCGCTAACCTTGCAGAAAATGCAATTTACAGTATTGGTGGTAATGCGCTGCTGGTGAGGGCAGGGGCTTTGTACCATGATATTGGCAAAATAGAGAACCCGTTGTATTTTATAGAAAATCAAAGTTCGGGTTATAATCCGCATGATAAGCTTTCTTATGAACAGAGCGCGCAAATCATTATTCAGCATGTAAGCAAAGGAGCCGAACTTGCACGCAAGCATAATTTACCGGAGATTGTGGTCGATTTTATCCGCAGCCATCACGGAAATACAAGGGTTGATTACTTCTATCAGTCGTACTTGAAGAATTTTCCTGAAAAATTTATTGATGAAAATATTTTCCGTTATCCGGGGCCGATACCTTTCTCAAAAGAGACCGGAGTGTTGATGTTAGCCGACTCTGTGGAGGCGGCATCGCGGTCGCTGAAAGAACCCGATGCGCAGTCAATCAGTAACTTAGTAGATCGTATTATCAGTTATAAATTAGATCAGGGGCAATTAAACGATTCAAATATTACGTTAAAAGATCTGCAGACCATAAAGGATATTTTCAAAAAAATGCTGATGAGTATTTACCACGTAAGGATAGATTATTAG
- a CDS encoding alpha-keto acid decarboxylase family protein yields the protein MESLTQTTVAGYLLLRLKELGLTHLFGIAGNYSAPFLNTIDEDQSQDKIKIIGDTNEINAGHCADAYARLKGFAAVAVTYGVGAFTLLNATAGSYVEHCPVLVINGSPTNADQMKSIGEGLLASHMTGDMYSNINVYRHVTVAAELVMSSIDAPYKIDAVLTACLIYGRPVYLEVFEDVWRMPCEAPKHSLVIKGYKSCVQNAVEAAKKTVELIKEFGAPIFWAGEEIQRKGLQDDFLKLVKETKIEFTTSIMGKSIVSESNPYFRGVFNGNASPKDVQERFKKAGVKIGLGAWTTGKNLGGFNIWGEHTVLANHSSVRIGAQFEPNVALGDFMIELNRQLKGIEYEPHHMYEKKVTNTTFVVEPSKAERELPLTFDSFFGRMNKYITEDHLVVSDAGFALLGAQGLHIKEPNGFVAQASWLSIGYSVPAAVGVKCAVPEKQVVVFVGDGAFQETCQAISNQARLGHNTIVFVLDNTIYGIEQMLTNPNPFRGSKKIHYEVENMNEVYPYNKMHQWKYAKLADVFGGKGFEVSTMPELEAVIKQLDTKNTNFIVHVHLPEVGIPEAIAYKNDRPGEDEILNKGWSLCG from the coding sequence ATGGAAAGCTTAACCCAAACAACCGTTGCAGGTTACCTGTTATTGCGGTTAAAAGAACTTGGCCTTACACATTTATTCGGCATTGCCGGTAACTATTCGGCCCCATTTCTAAACACGATTGATGAAGATCAAAGTCAGGATAAGATTAAGATTATTGGCGACACCAATGAAATTAATGCGGGCCATTGCGCCGATGCGTATGCGAGGCTCAAAGGTTTTGCCGCCGTTGCAGTAACTTATGGTGTAGGTGCTTTTACTTTGCTCAACGCTACAGCAGGCTCCTATGTGGAGCACTGCCCGGTCCTGGTGATTAATGGTTCGCCCACTAATGCAGACCAGATGAAAAGTATCGGCGAAGGTCTGCTGGCTTCCCATATGACGGGAGATATGTATAGTAATATTAATGTCTACCGCCATGTAACGGTTGCCGCTGAACTAGTGATGAGCAGTATAGACGCGCCCTATAAGATTGATGCTGTACTAACCGCTTGCCTTATCTATGGTCGTCCGGTATATCTTGAAGTTTTTGAGGATGTATGGCGTATGCCCTGCGAGGCACCTAAACATAGCCTGGTTATAAAAGGTTATAAAAGTTGTGTGCAGAACGCAGTAGAAGCGGCCAAGAAAACTGTAGAGCTGATCAAAGAATTTGGGGCGCCGATTTTTTGGGCTGGTGAGGAAATACAACGCAAAGGCCTACAGGACGATTTTTTAAAATTGGTAAAAGAAACAAAGATTGAGTTTACCACCTCCATCATGGGTAAATCAATCGTATCAGAAAGCAATCCGTATTTCCGTGGGGTTTTTAATGGTAATGCCTCACCCAAAGATGTGCAGGAACGGTTCAAAAAGGCTGGTGTTAAAATAGGGCTCGGAGCCTGGACAACAGGTAAAAATCTGGGAGGGTTTAATATTTGGGGTGAGCATACGGTATTAGCCAATCATTCGTCCGTAAGAATAGGCGCGCAATTTGAGCCTAACGTTGCACTTGGTGATTTCATGATTGAGCTCAACCGTCAACTCAAGGGAATAGAATACGAGCCTCATCACATGTACGAAAAAAAAGTGACCAACACGACTTTTGTTGTTGAACCTTCGAAAGCAGAACGGGAATTGCCGCTTACTTTCGACAGCTTTTTTGGCCGGATGAATAAGTATATCACCGAAGACCATTTAGTGGTTTCTGATGCTGGTTTTGCTTTATTGGGCGCACAGGGCTTGCATATTAAAGAGCCTAATGGCTTTGTAGCTCAGGCGTCCTGGCTTTCTATAGGCTATTCTGTGCCGGCTGCAGTCGGCGTAAAATGTGCCGTGCCCGAAAAACAGGTAGTTGTTTTTGTAGGTGACGGCGCTTTTCAGGAAACTTGCCAGGCAATAAGCAATCAGGCGAGGTTGGGCCACAATACGATTGTATTTGTACTCGATAATACGATTTATGGTATTGAGCAAATGCTGACAAACCCTAATCCGTTTAGAGGCTCTAAAAAAATCCATTATGAAGTGGAAAACATGAACGAGGTGTATCCATACAATAAAATGCACCAATGGAAGTACGCAAAACTGGCTGATGTTTTTGGCGGTAAAGGGTTCGAAGTATCAACAATGCCTGAACTGGAGGCGGTTATCAAACAGCTTGATACCAAAAACACAAATTTTATTGTTCATGTGCATTTACCTGAAGTTGGTATTCCGGAAGCAATTGCCTATAAAAATGACCGGCCTGGCGAAGATGAGATATTGAACAAAGGTTGGTCCCTGTGCGGATAA
- a CDS encoding FAD-binding oxidoreductase: MSTILDFLSKPELMYEKSVRGADEFVSYLKSAVSKLSEFADRLDIVNTLSVEIPLLLSIDHKEIIYNGKSYYYDEQRKIHNRYYDFMPKYIAMCFTTEHVQSIVKLIPFFDGPIRVCSGKHDHEGECMGTDALVIDLSGMNTVQVYDFQTEETGEHIRYAAIDPGIQFMDLIKQLNTNGVGIPHGTCHSVRVAGYTFGGGWGPWTRAKGMGCESLAGVTIVLGDGTVKELWDEKLLPNITKEKKATPMRPEDRELLWALRGGGGMSYGIVTRLIYKTFKLPPYTTKFTVAWKRGGPVMKILKKWEKIITGDHPDLLGTNMKIMASWEITEKADDARHECYFYGYYQSSNSSPKDAITKVIKNWFKFGYGDYQISFSDGLLGNPADATLDNNAAYESFWGGLSAWDRVVDWDRESHLQLKYQGLNSFEFIPADQDEAAPRKITSRLVKPGNKGGGLGKIGRARLIKSLQSELLSQKGFDAGLKCYITIGAIAGPFYKAYNSKAVASKRDKFEGSAFPYKNCPYTIQYQVWWNQEKINKNVELYVNEALDWLQECRNFDFPETKGAFISFKDACIPTHVYFQDNYADLKRIKNQYARDAFNRLHTRKTII, translated from the coding sequence ATGTCAACAATTTTAGACTTCCTTTCCAAACCCGAATTAATGTATGAAAAAAGCGTACGCGGAGCAGATGAGTTTGTGTCTTATTTAAAAAGTGCAGTCAGTAAACTGTCTGAATTTGCCGATCGTCTGGATATTGTCAATACACTAAGTGTCGAAATCCCGTTGCTGCTGAGTATAGATCACAAGGAGATCATCTACAACGGCAAATCTTACTACTATGATGAGCAACGAAAAATCCATAACAGGTATTACGATTTTATGCCGAAATATATCGCCATGTGTTTTACAACGGAACATGTACAATCTATTGTAAAACTAATACCTTTTTTTGACGGGCCTATACGCGTTTGTTCCGGCAAACATGACCATGAGGGGGAATGTATGGGTACAGATGCCCTAGTGATCGACCTGTCTGGTATGAACACGGTGCAAGTGTACGATTTCCAAACCGAGGAAACGGGGGAGCACATCCGCTATGCAGCCATTGATCCGGGCATCCAATTTATGGACCTGATCAAACAACTGAATACAAATGGCGTGGGCATACCACATGGCACCTGCCACTCAGTCAGAGTGGCTGGTTACACATTTGGTGGCGGCTGGGGGCCATGGACGCGCGCTAAAGGTATGGGGTGTGAAAGCTTGGCTGGTGTAACCATCGTTTTGGGGGATGGAACTGTAAAAGAGTTGTGGGATGAAAAATTATTGCCAAACATTACCAAAGAAAAAAAAGCAACACCAATGAGGCCCGAAGACCGGGAGTTGTTGTGGGCATTAAGGGGCGGAGGCGGCATGAGCTACGGTATTGTTACCCGCTTAATCTATAAAACATTTAAGCTCCCGCCATACACCACCAAATTTACGGTGGCTTGGAAACGCGGAGGGCCGGTAATGAAAATATTGAAAAAATGGGAAAAGATTATTACCGGAGACCATCCGGACTTATTAGGTACCAATATGAAAATAATGGCAAGCTGGGAGATAACAGAAAAAGCAGATGACGCACGACATGAATGTTATTTTTATGGTTATTACCAGAGTAGTAATTCAAGCCCCAAAGATGCCATTACAAAAGTCATAAAAAACTGGTTTAAATTTGGTTATGGCGATTATCAAATTAGCTTCTCGGATGGATTGTTGGGGAACCCTGCTGATGCCACCTTGGACAACAATGCGGCTTATGAAAGTTTCTGGGGAGGTCTTTCTGCATGGGACAGGGTGGTGGACTGGGACCGGGAAAGTCATCTGCAACTTAAATATCAGGGATTGAATAGTTTTGAATTCATTCCGGCCGACCAGGATGAAGCGGCGCCAAGAAAAATCACTTCAAGACTAGTTAAGCCGGGCAACAAAGGTGGTGGACTTGGAAAGATCGGAAGGGCAAGGCTCATTAAAAGTCTCCAGTCCGAATTACTTAGTCAGAAAGGTTTTGATGCAGGGTTAAAATGCTACATAACGATAGGCGCAATTGCGGGGCCTTTTTATAAAGCATACAATAGCAAAGCGGTTGCCAGTAAAAGGGATAAATTCGAAGGTAGCGCATTCCCGTATAAGAATTGCCCCTACACCATACAATATCAGGTTTGGTGGAACCAGGAAAAAATAAATAAGAACGTTGAACTGTATGTCAACGAGGCATTAGATTGGTTACAGGAATGCAGGAACTTTGATTTCCCGGAGACGAAAGGGGCATTTATCAGTTTTAAAGATGCGTGTATACCAACTCATGTATACTTTCAAGATAATTATGCTGATCTAAAGCGCATTAAAAACCAATATGCCAGGGATGCATTCAACAGGCTTCATACCCGGAAAACTATTATTTAG
- a CDS encoding acetyl-CoA C-acyltransferase, which produces MREVYIVAATRTAIGSFGGSLSSLSATQLGAAVIKSAVEKAGITPDQVQEVYMGNVMSANLGQAPATQAAKFAGLPDVPATTVNKVCASGMKAMMLAAQSIALGEQDIIVAGGMESMSNVPYYLDKARNGYRLGNGQIIDGLVKDGLWDVYNDYHMGSAAELCATECHISREDQDAFAITSYQRAQKAQGEGKFKEEITPVELKDKKGTVTLFDQDEEPAIVKYDKIPGLKPVFAKEGTVTAANASTLNDGAAALVLISKERAEALNLKPLARIVSYADAQQAPEWFTTAPSKALPLALNKAGLSTEQIDYFEINEAFSVVSIANNQILKLDPAKVNVNGGAVALGHPLGASGARIIVTLLNVLKQTNARYGAAGICNGGGGASAMIIENIL; this is translated from the coding sequence ATGAGGGAAGTATATATTGTTGCTGCCACACGTACGGCTATCGGTAGCTTTGGAGGCAGCCTTTCATCATTATCTGCTACGCAATTAGGTGCAGCGGTCATCAAATCAGCTGTCGAAAAAGCAGGAATAACACCAGATCAGGTTCAGGAAGTATATATGGGCAATGTGATGTCGGCCAATTTGGGGCAAGCCCCAGCCACACAGGCGGCTAAATTTGCCGGCCTTCCCGACGTACCTGCAACAACTGTTAATAAAGTTTGCGCATCAGGCATGAAAGCTATGATGCTGGCTGCACAAAGTATTGCCCTTGGCGAACAGGATATCATAGTTGCCGGCGGAATGGAAAGTATGAGCAATGTGCCTTACTATCTGGATAAAGCCCGTAACGGTTACCGTTTAGGTAACGGACAGATTATTGACGGCTTGGTAAAAGATGGCCTTTGGGATGTATATAACGATTACCACATGGGTTCGGCAGCGGAGCTTTGCGCAACAGAATGCCATATTAGCCGCGAAGACCAGGATGCCTTTGCCATAACATCTTATCAACGCGCGCAAAAGGCACAAGGCGAAGGAAAATTTAAGGAAGAAATTACCCCGGTTGAATTAAAAGATAAAAAAGGTACAGTTACGCTGTTTGACCAGGACGAAGAACCTGCTATCGTTAAATATGATAAGATACCAGGCCTTAAACCTGTTTTCGCAAAGGAAGGCACCGTAACTGCAGCCAATGCATCTACACTTAACGATGGCGCTGCCGCACTGGTATTAATATCAAAAGAACGTGCAGAGGCTTTAAATCTGAAACCACTTGCCCGCATTGTATCTTATGCAGATGCACAACAAGCGCCAGAGTGGTTTACAACTGCTCCTTCAAAAGCATTACCTTTAGCATTAAACAAAGCAGGCTTATCTACAGAACAAATTGATTATTTTGAGATCAATGAAGCTTTTTCAGTAGTGTCTATCGCTAATAACCAGATTTTGAAACTTGATCCGGCAAAGGTGAACGTAAACGGAGGCGCAGTAGCGCTGGGCCACCCGCTTGGGGCATCTGGCGCGCGCATTATTGTTACCTTATTAAACGTACTTAAACAAACCAATGCACGTTATGGTGCTGCGGGTATATGCAACGGCGGCGGGGGTGCAAGTGCAATGATAATTGAAAATATACTTTAA